The proteins below are encoded in one region of Tomitella fengzijianii:
- a CDS encoding SDR family NAD(P)-dependent oxidoreductase codes for MHGPGPLLEGKTALVTGAAKGIGAAVTRLFAEHGAHVVAVDIDGEALDALSAAVPSAHTVAADVTDPATGPRCAEFEVDVLVNNVGDFLRPATPFAEADPAEWAGLGAVNFDHALHMTHALLPGMATRGRGGSIINMTTVEAHRGIPGQTMYASYKAALRHFTRSLALEVGRDGIRVNAVAPDLIETPQVPYERLVAEEHRDKWPLWAPLGGPGRPEDVAGPALFLASDLSRFVTGTTVHVDGGSHAAGGWFARPDGTWVNRPLNP; via the coding sequence ATGCACGGGCCCGGCCCGCTGCTCGAGGGGAAGACCGCACTGGTCACGGGCGCGGCCAAGGGGATCGGTGCGGCCGTCACGCGGCTGTTCGCCGAGCACGGGGCGCACGTCGTCGCGGTGGACATCGACGGGGAGGCGCTCGACGCGCTGAGCGCCGCGGTCCCGTCGGCGCACACCGTGGCGGCCGACGTCACCGACCCCGCGACCGGGCCTCGATGCGCGGAGTTCGAGGTGGACGTCCTCGTCAACAACGTGGGCGACTTCCTCCGCCCGGCGACGCCCTTCGCGGAGGCCGACCCGGCCGAGTGGGCCGGCCTGGGAGCCGTCAACTTCGACCACGCCCTGCACATGACCCACGCCCTGCTGCCGGGCATGGCCACCCGCGGCCGGGGCGGATCGATCATCAACATGACGACGGTGGAAGCGCACCGCGGGATCCCCGGGCAGACGATGTACGCGTCGTACAAGGCGGCGCTGCGGCACTTCACGCGAAGCCTCGCCCTGGAGGTGGGCCGTGACGGCATCCGGGTCAACGCCGTCGCACCGGACCTGATCGAGACGCCGCAGGTGCCTTACGAGCGACTCGTCGCCGAGGAGCACCGGGACAAGTGGCCGCTGTGGGCGCCTTTGGGCGGGCCAGGCCGGCCGGAGGACGTCGCGGGACCCGCGCTGTTCCTCGCCTCCGACCTGTCGCGGTTCGTCACCGGCACCACGGTGCACGTCGACGGCGGCAGTCACGCGGCGGGAGGCTGGTTCGCCCGCCCCGACGGCACCTGGGTGAACCGCCCGCTCAACCCCTGA
- a CDS encoding NAD-dependent epimerase/dehydratase family protein, translating to MKVLVVGGTGMIGTHFATHLRDLGDEVTLAARSEPAEGTVAAQFPVIRGDYTRGDFSEADLEPFEGVVFAAGNDPRHLPKGADAAEFWESTQVESVPRFAALAKKAGVRRFVQVGSYYHQVLPELVESNPYVRGRALADERARELADADFAACTLNPPSILGVIPGAPLKRIARFVQWADGGLPDVPNFAPAGGTNYMSVRSLSEAAGGALHRGEPGKAYLIGDANWSFREYFQTFFDAAGSTVRLEERDEEHPMMPDPFIIQGRGNTISYRTDPEETALLGYRQGDAQRAVEEMVAKVRESS from the coding sequence GTGAAGGTTCTGGTCGTAGGTGGCACCGGCATGATCGGCACGCATTTCGCCACGCACCTGCGCGATCTCGGAGACGAGGTCACGCTGGCCGCCCGCAGCGAGCCCGCCGAGGGCACGGTGGCCGCGCAGTTCCCGGTGATCCGGGGCGACTACACGCGCGGCGACTTCTCGGAGGCGGATCTCGAGCCGTTCGAGGGCGTCGTCTTCGCCGCGGGCAACGACCCGCGCCACCTGCCCAAGGGTGCCGACGCAGCGGAATTCTGGGAGTCGACTCAGGTGGAGTCGGTGCCCCGGTTCGCGGCGCTGGCCAAGAAGGCGGGTGTGCGCCGGTTCGTGCAGGTGGGCAGCTACTACCACCAGGTTCTTCCGGAGCTGGTGGAGTCGAACCCGTACGTGCGTGGCCGCGCGCTGGCGGACGAGCGTGCCCGCGAACTCGCCGACGCGGACTTCGCGGCGTGCACGCTGAACCCGCCTTCGATCCTCGGCGTCATCCCGGGGGCGCCGCTCAAGCGCATCGCCCGGTTCGTGCAGTGGGCGGACGGCGGACTGCCGGACGTGCCGAACTTCGCGCCGGCCGGCGGTACCAACTACATGTCGGTGCGGTCGCTGTCGGAGGCGGCCGGTGGCGCGCTGCACCGGGGCGAGCCCGGGAAGGCCTACCTGATCGGCGACGCGAACTGGAGCTTCCGCGAGTACTTCCAGACGTTCTTCGACGCCGCGGGCTCGACCGTGCGACTCGAGGAGCGCGACGAGGAACACCCGATGATGCCGGACCCGTTCATCATCCAGGGCCGCGGCAACACCATCTCCTACCGGACCGACCCGGAGGAGACCGCGCTGCTGGGATACCGGCAGGGCGATGCGCAGCGCGCGGTCGAGGAGATGGTGGCCAAGGTCCGGGAGTCGTCGTGA
- a CDS encoding alpha/beta fold hydrolase, protein MTVKVDHDESMRELTTDGGVLRYHDIGDGPPLLLLHGSGPGVSGWQNYRGVVGELAKHFRCLILEFPGYGISDTGEGHPMQMAVESVGRFLDGMGLGAVDVIGNSMGGIVGATVAVDEPHRIRRLVTIGGVGKALTSHSPSEGIKLLMQFTEDPTRERLIAWLHSMVYDPATVTEALIEERWKLAVEPETLEAARRMYTPKAFAAAAAAAKAAGIVPLWARFGDIQAPTLITWGRDDRVSPVDMALLPMRDIPKAELHVLPNCGHWTMIEARDEWLSAVLAFLTRG, encoded by the coding sequence ATGACGGTGAAGGTCGACCATGACGAATCGATGCGCGAGCTGACCACGGACGGCGGAGTGCTGCGGTACCACGACATCGGCGACGGCCCGCCGCTGCTGTTGCTGCACGGCTCCGGCCCGGGGGTGTCCGGCTGGCAGAACTACCGCGGCGTGGTCGGCGAGCTGGCCAAGCACTTCCGGTGCCTGATCCTGGAGTTCCCCGGATACGGCATCTCCGACACCGGCGAAGGCCACCCGATGCAGATGGCCGTCGAATCGGTGGGACGGTTCCTCGACGGCATGGGCCTGGGCGCCGTGGACGTGATCGGCAATTCGATGGGCGGGATCGTCGGCGCCACCGTTGCCGTCGACGAGCCGCACCGCATCCGTCGTCTCGTCACCATCGGAGGGGTGGGCAAGGCGCTGACCAGCCACAGCCCGTCCGAGGGCATCAAGCTGCTCATGCAGTTCACGGAGGATCCCACGCGTGAACGCCTGATCGCGTGGCTGCACTCGATGGTCTACGACCCGGCCACCGTCACCGAGGCGCTGATCGAAGAGCGCTGGAAGCTCGCCGTGGAGCCGGAGACGCTTGAGGCGGCGCGGCGGATGTACACCCCGAAGGCGTTCGCGGCGGCGGCAGCGGCGGCGAAGGCGGCGGGGATCGTGCCCCTGTGGGCGCGGTTCGGCGACATCCAGGCCCCGACGCTCATCACCTGGGGTCGGGACGACAGGGTGAGCCCCGTCGACATGGCGCTGCTGCCGATGCGCGACATCCCGAAGGCCGAACTGCACGTGCTGCCCAACTGCGGGCACTGGACGATGATCGAGGCGCGCGACGAGTGGCTCTCCGCAGTGCTGGCGTTCCTGACCAGGGGTTAA
- a CDS encoding acyl-CoA dehydrogenase family protein, with translation MDLSPSPAAQEVIARLEAFMTEHVHPAESVYAAQREENGPRSHELPAVVEELKAEARRQDMWNLFLPALSGLTHLDYAHIAEITGRSPYIAPEALNCSAPSTGNMEILHMFGTDEQKKQWLEPLMDGTIRSGFSMTEPDVASSDARNISTSIVRDGDEYVINGRKWWTSGAGDPRCGVLVVMGKTDPEAAPYRQQSMILVPVDAPGVEIVRSLPIFGYYDQQGHAEIQYTDVRVPAANMLAGEGDGFAIAQARLGPGRIHHAMRCIGMAERALEMMVRRAMSRDAFGGPISDQGVVRTWIAESRMEIEQARLLVLKTAWLIDQVGAKGAAIEVAAVKVVGPRVARSVLDRAIQVHGGGGVTDDFPLARMWATGRILGIADGPDEVHIRSVARQELRKYR, from the coding sequence ATGGATCTGTCTCCCAGCCCCGCGGCGCAGGAGGTCATCGCGCGCCTCGAGGCGTTCATGACCGAGCACGTGCATCCGGCCGAGTCCGTCTACGCGGCGCAGCGCGAGGAGAACGGGCCGCGCAGCCACGAGCTGCCGGCGGTGGTCGAGGAGCTCAAGGCGGAGGCCCGCCGGCAGGACATGTGGAATCTCTTCCTGCCCGCCCTCTCCGGCCTCACCCATCTCGACTACGCGCACATCGCCGAGATCACCGGGCGGTCGCCGTACATCGCCCCGGAAGCGCTGAACTGCTCGGCGCCGTCCACCGGGAACATGGAGATCCTGCACATGTTCGGCACGGACGAGCAGAAGAAGCAGTGGCTGGAACCCCTCATGGACGGCACCATCCGGTCGGGGTTCTCCATGACCGAGCCGGACGTCGCCTCGTCCGACGCACGCAACATATCCACCTCGATCGTCCGCGACGGCGACGAGTACGTGATCAACGGCCGCAAGTGGTGGACGTCGGGCGCGGGCGATCCGCGCTGCGGCGTCCTCGTCGTCATGGGCAAGACAGACCCGGAGGCGGCGCCGTACCGGCAGCAGTCGATGATCCTGGTCCCCGTGGATGCGCCCGGTGTGGAGATCGTCCGGTCGCTGCCGATCTTCGGCTACTACGACCAGCAGGGGCACGCCGAGATCCAGTACACGGATGTGCGGGTACCCGCGGCGAACATGCTGGCCGGCGAGGGAGACGGGTTCGCCATCGCGCAGGCACGCCTGGGGCCCGGGCGTATACACCACGCGATGCGCTGCATCGGCATGGCGGAGCGCGCGCTGGAGATGATGGTGCGCCGCGCCATGTCCCGCGACGCGTTCGGCGGGCCGATCTCGGATCAGGGCGTGGTGCGCACGTGGATCGCGGAGTCGCGCATGGAGATCGAGCAGGCGCGCCTGCTGGTACTCAAGACGGCGTGGCTGATAGACCAGGTGGGCGCGAAGGGTGCCGCCATCGAGGTGGCCGCGGTGAAGGTGGTGGGCCCGCGCGTGGCGCGCTCGGTGCTCGACCGCGCCATTCAGGTGCACGGCGGCGGCGGGGTCACCGACGACTTCCCGTTGGCGCGCATGTGGGCGACCGGCCGGATCCTCGGCATCGCCGACGGCCCCGACGAGGTGCACATCCGCAGCGTCGCGCGCCAGGAGCTGCGCAAGTACCGGTGA
- a CDS encoding RidA family protein: protein MAVAAHGDWTELYKYSDAVRSGDFVFCSGQTGLDEHGAAPADPAEQYRLAFASLRRVLAEQGCGPEDIVDLTSFHTHYPENMAEFMAAKAEFQGDGRPAWTAIGVAALGTPDTLVEIKATARVPGE from the coding sequence ATGGCAGTGGCAGCACACGGGGACTGGACCGAGCTCTACAAGTATTCCGACGCCGTGCGGTCGGGCGATTTCGTGTTCTGCTCGGGGCAGACGGGGCTCGACGAGCACGGGGCGGCACCCGCGGATCCCGCCGAGCAGTACCGCCTGGCGTTCGCGTCGCTGCGGCGGGTGCTGGCCGAGCAGGGCTGCGGGCCGGAGGACATCGTGGACCTGACGAGCTTCCACACGCACTATCCGGAGAACATGGCGGAGTTCATGGCCGCGAAGGCCGAGTTCCAGGGCGACGGCCGGCCGGCGTGGACCGCGATAGGCGTTGCGGCGCTCGGCACGCCCGACACCCTGGTGGAGATCAAGGCGACCGCGCGGGTGCCGGGAGAGTAA
- a CDS encoding aldo/keto reductase has product MEYRQVGRSGLTVSAMGLGCNNFGARLSEDDTAKVVHAALDEGITFFDTAAMYGDGLSETYLGSALGPRRDEAVIATKFGAHRSPGTDQATGSRGSIIRECEAALRRLGTDRIDLYYQHYPDKHTPIEETLSALDRLVRDGKVRYIANSNVSGWQIADADHLAARGRTDRFIASQFEWNLLKRGAEAEIVPACRRFGLGMIPFFPLASGLLTGKYSAGEPFPAGTRLATSSYFAKDATEQNFATVERLRAIADEHGHTLLELAVGWLLAQDGVPSVISGATSVEQVRQGAASAARTLTHEAVDAVTAATEL; this is encoded by the coding sequence ATGGAGTACCGGCAGGTTGGACGCAGCGGCTTGACGGTCTCGGCGATGGGGCTGGGCTGCAACAATTTCGGCGCACGCCTGAGCGAGGACGACACCGCCAAGGTGGTGCACGCGGCGCTGGACGAGGGGATCACGTTCTTCGACACCGCGGCGATGTACGGCGACGGCTTGTCGGAGACCTACCTCGGCAGCGCTCTGGGGCCACGGCGGGATGAGGCCGTCATCGCGACGAAGTTCGGGGCGCACCGGAGTCCGGGAACCGACCAGGCCACCGGCTCGCGCGGCAGCATAATCCGCGAGTGCGAGGCCGCCCTGCGTCGCCTCGGCACCGACCGCATCGACCTGTATTACCAGCACTATCCCGACAAGCACACCCCGATCGAGGAGACCCTGTCCGCACTGGACCGGCTCGTCCGCGACGGCAAGGTCCGCTACATCGCGAATTCGAACGTGAGCGGCTGGCAGATCGCCGACGCCGACCACCTGGCGGCGCGCGGCCGGACGGACCGCTTCATCGCGTCCCAGTTCGAATGGAACCTGCTCAAACGCGGCGCCGAGGCAGAAATCGTGCCCGCTTGCCGTCGCTTCGGCCTCGGCATGATCCCCTTCTTCCCGCTCGCCTCCGGCCTGCTGACCGGAAAATACTCGGCGGGCGAACCGTTCCCCGCCGGCACGCGACTGGCGACGTCCTCCTACTTCGCCAAGGACGCGACGGAGCAGAACTTCGCCACCGTCGAGCGGCTGCGCGCGATCGCCGACGAGCACGGGCACACGCTGCTGGAGCTCGCCGTGGGGTGGCTGCTGGCGCAGGACGGCGTGCCGTCGGTGATCTCGGGTGCCACATCGGTGGAGCAGGTTCGTCAGGGTGCGGCCTCCGCGGCACGTACGCTGACCCACGAGGCAGTGGACGCAGTGACCGCGGCCACGGAACTCTGA
- a CDS encoding mycofactocin-coupled SDR family oxidoreductase — protein sequence MGHGDAGRLAGKVALITGGARGIGRAQAVRFAQEGADVIVVDRCAPVEHSTTPGASPEDLRETVRQVEALGRRIVARKADVRDQAELDAAVADGVDELGRLDIVCAAAGISSAAPAAKLDEEVWQTMLDVNLTGVWKTCKAAIPHLLATGRGGSIVLVSSIAGLRGLVGVGHYAAAKTGVVGLMRGLAQELAEHRIRVNTVHPANTRTTMIQNEGTMRSFCPGEEHPTQEQFEAGTQSMHLLPVPMLEPEDIANASLFLASDEARFITGVTLPVDAGHCVK from the coding sequence ATGGGGCACGGGGATGCGGGCAGGCTCGCGGGCAAGGTCGCGCTCATCACCGGCGGGGCACGCGGCATCGGGCGCGCGCAGGCGGTGCGCTTCGCGCAGGAAGGCGCGGACGTGATCGTCGTCGACCGCTGCGCCCCCGTCGAGCACTCGACGACGCCGGGCGCATCGCCGGAGGACCTGCGAGAGACGGTGCGGCAGGTGGAGGCGCTGGGGCGGCGGATCGTCGCGCGCAAGGCGGACGTACGCGACCAGGCGGAACTCGACGCCGCGGTGGCCGACGGAGTCGATGAGCTCGGCAGGCTCGACATCGTCTGCGCCGCCGCGGGGATCAGCTCGGCGGCCCCGGCGGCGAAGCTGGACGAAGAGGTCTGGCAGACGATGCTCGACGTCAACCTCACCGGCGTGTGGAAGACGTGCAAGGCGGCGATCCCGCACCTGCTCGCGACAGGCCGGGGCGGGTCGATCGTGCTCGTCAGCTCCATCGCCGGCCTGCGCGGGCTCGTCGGCGTCGGACATTATGCCGCCGCGAAGACCGGAGTGGTGGGTCTCATGCGTGGACTAGCCCAAGAACTCGCCGAGCACCGGATCCGCGTCAACACCGTCCACCCGGCGAACACGCGCACGACGATGATCCAGAACGAGGGCACGATGCGCTCGTTCTGTCCCGGAGAGGAGCACCCCACGCAGGAGCAGTTCGAGGCCGGGACGCAGTCGATGCACCTGCTCCCGGTGCCGATGCTCGAGCCGGAGGACATCGCGAACGCGAGCCTGTTCCTCGCATCCGACGAGGCCCGGTTCATCACCGGGGTCACCCTCCCCGTGGACGCGGGGCACTGCGTGAAGTAG
- a CDS encoding SHOCT domain-containing protein, translating into MTGGSIYRGHDASGSVVVALTPPAIRRRPHLSPAAPPLTVFTVRNRPRSTRRRSGLRLLRRRSGLRPTTYRRIQQLQQLHESGALTDDEFAAAKAKLLA; encoded by the coding sequence GTGACGGGCGGCAGCATTTACCGTGGACATGATGCCTCCGGCAGTGTCGTTGTTGCTTTGACACCACCTGCGATACGCCGGAGGCCTCACCTGTCACCAGCCGCCCCGCCGCTCACAGTCTTCACTGTTCGCAACAGGCCCCGCAGTACGCGCCGCCGCAGCGGCCTCCGCCTCCTGCGCCGCCGCAGCGGCCTCCGGCCGACGACCTATCGCCGCATCCAGCAGCTGCAGCAGCTGCACGAGTCGGGGGCGCTGACCGACGACGAGTTCGCCGCGGCGAAGGCCAAGCTCCTCGCTTGA
- a CDS encoding phosphotransferase family protein, which translates to MAQDAASAVGAVPGIDAAAVTAWCAASVPDAAAPLRFEQIAGGRSNLTYYVDDAVGRRRVLRRPPLGAVAGNAHDVLREADVLRRMSAAGMPVPTVLGVCEDPGVNGAPFFVMEHLGGAILRVPEDFGAFPDPAQRARIGHSLIEVLTRLHRADLDSAGWGTRAGQRGFIERQLGLWSRNWEAGRARMLGDIEQTRDLLARKIPAQQTAAVVHGDFRLDNCLIGADSTVSGVLDWELTTVGDPLADLGHFLVYWAQPGDAVTALENPPTLVPGLPTRGELTRAYIERMGGVLDVTEQEVDFHVAFSWWKTACIVENVYARMSRGVMGDADRTPGSFAAQAERLAARALACARELQ; encoded by the coding sequence ATGGCTCAGGACGCGGCGTCCGCGGTGGGGGCGGTGCCAGGCATCGACGCTGCCGCGGTGACCGCTTGGTGCGCTGCGTCCGTGCCGGATGCGGCCGCGCCTCTGCGCTTCGAGCAGATCGCCGGCGGCCGCTCCAATCTCACCTACTACGTGGACGACGCGGTCGGCCGCCGCCGGGTGCTGCGGCGTCCCCCGCTCGGCGCCGTCGCCGGCAACGCCCACGACGTGCTCCGCGAGGCGGACGTCCTGCGGCGGATGTCCGCGGCCGGCATGCCTGTGCCCACAGTGCTGGGCGTGTGCGAGGACCCGGGCGTCAACGGCGCGCCGTTCTTCGTGATGGAGCACCTGGGTGGCGCGATCCTCCGGGTGCCGGAGGACTTCGGCGCCTTCCCGGATCCGGCGCAGCGTGCGCGCATCGGCCATTCGCTCATCGAGGTCCTGACGCGGCTGCACCGGGCCGATCTCGATTCGGCCGGCTGGGGAACACGTGCGGGGCAACGCGGCTTCATCGAACGCCAGCTGGGGCTGTGGTCGCGCAACTGGGAGGCAGGCAGGGCCCGGATGCTCGGCGACATCGAGCAGACGAGGGACCTGCTCGCGCGGAAGATCCCGGCCCAGCAGACGGCCGCGGTGGTGCACGGGGACTTCCGCCTGGACAACTGCCTGATCGGTGCGGACTCCACCGTCTCCGGAGTGCTGGACTGGGAACTGACCACCGTGGGCGACCCGCTCGCCGACCTCGGCCACTTCCTCGTGTACTGGGCGCAGCCCGGTGACGCCGTGACGGCGTTGGAAAACCCGCCGACGCTGGTGCCGGGGCTGCCCACCCGCGGCGAACTGACCCGCGCCTACATCGAGAGGATGGGCGGGGTGCTCGACGTGACGGAGCAGGAGGTCGATTTCCATGTGGCGTTCAGCTGGTGGAAGACGGCCTGCATCGTCGAGAACGTGTACGCGCGGATGTCCCGGGGCGTGATGGGCGACGCCGACAGAACCCCCGGATCGTTCGCCGCGCAGGCGGAAAGGCTCGCCGCCCGCGCCCTCGCATGCGCGCGGGAGCTGCAGTGA
- a CDS encoding mycofactocin-coupled SDR family oxidoreductase, whose product MSLGTDRRLAGKVALVTGAGAGMGLAFADRLAAGGADIIAVDLDEAGLDAAARSVREHGRGVVTFRADVREQAALDEAVRAGVDRFGGLDAVVANAGVSRNPGPSWTIDEAEWDLAVGVNVTGAWHTVKAGVPALAERGGGSVILISSTAGIKSVPGASQYSAAKHAVIGLMRTLANELGGQSIRVNAVLPGAVNTAMTNNPATFARLRPDLENPGPEDVAGVLAARHLLPIPWAEPEDVANAVAFLTSDESRCITGQQIVVDAGLTQKVA is encoded by the coding sequence ATGAGCCTCGGCACGGACAGAAGGTTGGCAGGCAAGGTCGCGTTGGTGACCGGGGCGGGGGCCGGCATGGGGCTCGCCTTCGCGGACCGCCTCGCCGCGGGGGGAGCGGACATCATCGCCGTGGACCTCGACGAGGCCGGCTTGGACGCTGCTGCGCGGAGCGTGCGCGAACACGGGCGCGGCGTGGTGACGTTTCGCGCCGACGTGCGGGAGCAGGCGGCTCTCGACGAAGCGGTCCGCGCCGGCGTGGACCGCTTCGGAGGCCTCGACGCCGTCGTCGCCAACGCCGGGGTGAGCCGGAATCCGGGGCCATCGTGGACCATCGACGAGGCGGAATGGGACCTGGCCGTCGGGGTCAACGTGACGGGCGCGTGGCACACCGTCAAGGCGGGCGTCCCCGCGCTGGCCGAGCGTGGCGGCGGATCGGTGATCCTCATCAGCTCCACGGCCGGCATCAAGTCGGTGCCCGGCGCATCCCAGTACAGCGCCGCAAAGCATGCCGTGATCGGGCTGATGCGCACGCTCGCCAACGAACTGGGCGGGCAGTCGATCCGCGTGAACGCGGTGCTGCCGGGGGCGGTGAACACGGCGATGACGAACAACCCGGCGACCTTCGCGCGGCTGCGGCCCGACCTGGAGAACCCCGGCCCGGAGGACGTGGCGGGCGTGTTGGCCGCCCGGCATCTACTGCCGATCCCGTGGGCCGAGCCCGAGGACGTGGCCAACGCCGTGGCGTTCCTGACCTCCGATGAATCCCGGTGCATCACCGGTCAGCAGATCGTGGTGGACGCCGGACTGACGCAGAAGGTGGCGTGA
- a CDS encoding TetR/AcrR family transcriptional regulator encodes MHMEWSDRHTLIFETAAELFAAKGIAGTSVRDIADGVGVLSGSLYHYFASKDAIADAIITRYLDDLQRRYAEVLQLPEEERLRALVHQSLLASEANPHASEIYQNNATYMKNLAGYPMIRDAAKVSRRVWMQIIEDGVASDRFRSDLPPETIYGLLRDAVWLSQRWFTPTPEVDRSVFADQLVSVFVDGIGSGMGKSPRGPRR; translated from the coding sequence ATGCACATGGAATGGTCCGACCGGCACACGCTGATCTTCGAGACGGCTGCGGAACTCTTCGCGGCGAAGGGCATCGCGGGGACCTCGGTGCGGGACATCGCGGACGGGGTGGGCGTGCTTTCCGGAAGCCTGTACCACTACTTCGCCTCCAAGGACGCCATCGCCGACGCGATCATCACCCGGTACCTGGACGATCTGCAGAGGCGCTACGCGGAGGTGCTGCAGTTGCCCGAAGAGGAACGCCTGCGCGCCCTGGTTCATCAGTCGCTGCTCGCCTCCGAGGCCAACCCGCACGCCTCGGAGATCTACCAGAACAACGCGACGTACATGAAGAACCTCGCCGGCTATCCGATGATCCGCGATGCGGCGAAGGTCAGCAGGCGGGTGTGGATGCAGATCATCGAAGACGGTGTCGCGTCGGACAGGTTCCGGTCCGACCTTCCGCCTGAGACGATCTACGGGCTGCTGCGCGACGCCGTCTGGCTCTCCCAGCGTTGGTTCACCCCGACCCCGGAGGTCGATCGGAGCGTCTTCGCCGACCAACTGGTGTCGGTGTTCGTCGACGGCATCGGTTCTGGCATGGGGAAGTCGCCGCGCGGCCCCCGTCGGTGA
- a CDS encoding SDR family NAD(P)-dependent oxidoreductase, with protein sequence MGDAQHQGSAEGAAVITGAGSGIGAAVARRAAARGMPVVLADLSAERIEAVATAITDAGGDALTVPTDVADPDSVEALAEAAYARHERVGLLVNNAGVESLGSLWELPVDEWRRVMSVNIDGAFHGIRSFVPRMGADPGPSRVVVTTSVGGIGTLAGMGAYGVSKHAVQQMTETLHLECAQAFPQIGVSAFVPAHVTTRIFEDVAPSAHAGAAVDHWRTQLRQKGMTADEAARIFFDGVDRGDFWICTHPDVYSRLAGRRAQLLAEALPPDYG encoded by the coding sequence ATGGGCGACGCGCAGCACCAAGGTTCCGCGGAAGGGGCTGCGGTCATCACGGGTGCCGGGAGCGGGATCGGCGCCGCGGTCGCCCGGCGCGCCGCCGCGCGCGGCATGCCGGTGGTCCTGGCCGACCTCTCCGCCGAGCGGATCGAGGCGGTCGCAACGGCGATCACGGACGCGGGAGGCGACGCACTGACGGTGCCGACGGACGTCGCCGATCCCGACTCCGTGGAGGCGCTGGCCGAGGCCGCCTATGCGCGCCACGAGCGGGTCGGCCTGCTGGTCAACAATGCGGGCGTCGAGTCGCTGGGCAGCCTGTGGGAGCTGCCCGTGGACGAATGGCGGCGGGTGATGTCCGTGAACATCGACGGCGCGTTCCACGGCATCCGCTCCTTCGTGCCGCGGATGGGGGCGGATCCCGGGCCGTCGCGGGTGGTCGTGACGACGTCGGTCGGCGGCATCGGCACCCTGGCCGGCATGGGCGCCTACGGCGTGTCCAAACACGCCGTCCAGCAGATGACCGAAACGCTCCATCTGGAGTGTGCGCAGGCGTTTCCGCAGATCGGCGTATCCGCCTTCGTGCCCGCGCACGTGACCACCCGGATCTTCGAGGACGTCGCGCCCAGCGCTCATGCCGGCGCGGCCGTCGACCACTGGCGGACGCAGCTGCGCCAGAAGGGCATGACCGCCGACGAGGCGGCGCGCATCTTCTTCGACGGGGTCGACCGCGGCGACTTCTGGATCTGCACGCACCCCGACGTGTACTCGCGGCTCGCGGGCCGGCGCGCGCAATTGCTGGCGGAGGCACTGCCGCCGGACTACGGGTGA